Proteins found in one Triticum aestivum cultivar Chinese Spring chromosome 4D, IWGSC CS RefSeq v2.1, whole genome shotgun sequence genomic segment:
- the LOC123096893 gene encoding FBD-associated F-box protein At1g60410-like: MESPPPKRNAGHVGEDGISALPDHLLLDILERLHLREAVRAGALSTRWRHLPSHLSLVHLDAGHFRGATSLQVMDAFTGAARALLTRVPPAEGVCESGALKVLVLSFYTSSPHLTSLALAVGSGTSA; the protein is encoded by the coding sequence ATGGAGTCGCCGCCGCCCAAGCGCAACGCCGGCCACGTCGGCGAGGACGGAATCAGCGCCCTccccgaccacctcctcctcgacaTCCTCGAGCGCCTCCACCTGCGCGAGGCGGTCCGCGCCGGCGCGCTCTCCACGCGGTGGCGGCACCTCCCCAGCCACCTCTCGCTCGTGCACCTCGACGCCGGTCACTTCCGCGGCGCCACATCGCTCCAGGTCATGGACGCGTTCACGGGCGCGGCACGGGCCTTGCTCACTCGGGTGCCTCCCGCCGAGGGAGTGTGCGAGAGTGGTGCCCTCAAGGTGCTCGTCCTCAGCTTCTACACGTCTTCCCCTCACCTGACCTCATTAGCACTTGCAGTAGGCTCAGGCACCTCAGCTTGA